One segment of Fusarium oxysporum f. sp. lycopersici 4287 chromosome 7, whole genome shotgun sequence DNA contains the following:
- a CDS encoding aconitate hydratase, mitochondrial, with the protein MVSMEVASRSGGAMTQLLRRSGPNAIRSTTVLSNNTRRNFSSAKPLPPTYEKLYTKYTDVRRVLGKQRLTLAEKILYSHLDNPEDSLLNNTDNGRNIRGKANLRLKPDRVNMQDASAQMAILQFMSCNLAKPAIPASIHCDHLIVGSKGAEDDLSAGIQTNKEVFDFLESAARKYGMDFWPPGAGIIHQTVLENYALPGLMMLGTDSHSPNAGGLSTITIGVGGADAVEALVGAPWELKAPKILGVQLVGKLSNWASPKDVILRLAGHLTVRGGTGSIIEYFGEGVESLSATGMATICNMGAEVGATTSIFPYTKASARYLDSTRRSQANKNIEALEAFASNSSDPDARWQFKADEGAEYDELITIDLSTLEPHINGPFTPDLATPLSKFKEVVKEQDWPQVLSAGLIGSCTNSSYEDMTRVESLLKDAKKAGLKPAADFYITPGSEQIRATLERDGTLETFQEAGGIVLSNACGPCIGQWKRQDGVEKGTSNAILTSYNRNFRGRNDGNPDTMNFLASPEIVTAMAFAGSTTFNPVTDSIKTPDGKDFMFSPPHGLEGPQTPFESGNAELGVLSQAPDPNTKIAISPTSERLAFLEPFAPFPSSDLSGLRVLVKVTGKCTTDTISAAGPWLKYKGHLPNISTNTLNTAINKETGEVNAAYDLDGSKHTIPELGQLWKERGQEWLVVAEHNYGEGSAREHAALQPRYLGARVVLTKSFARIHETNLKKQGVVPLTFENEADYDKIAAGDEVATVGLYEMLQNGGKGDVQLRVTKASGEEILIPTKHAVTKDQAGFILAGSALNLLSKGI; encoded by the exons ATGGTTTCAATGGAGGTCGCCAGCCGCTCAGGCGGTGCCATGACG CAACTCTTGCGACGTTCCGGTCCTAATGCCATTCGGTCAACCACCGTTCTATCCAATAACACAAGGAGAAACTTCTCAAGCGCgaagcctcttcctcctACCTACGAAAAGCTATACACCAAGTACACAGATGTCCGTCGAGTTCTCGGCAAGCAGCGTCTGACCCTCGCCGAGAAGATCCTCTACAGCCATCTCGACAACCCCGAGGACTCCTTGCTGAACAACACCGACAATGGACGAAACATTCGCGGGAAGGCCAATTTGCGCCTCAAGCCCGACCGTGTCAACATGCAGGATGCTTCTGCTCAGATGGCTATTCTTCAGTTCATGTCCTGCAACCTTGCTAAGCCTGCAATCCCTGCAAGCATTCATTGTGACCACTTGATTGTTGGCTCCAAGGGTGCTGAGGATGATTTGTCTGCTGGTATCCAGACTAACAAGGAGGTTTTTGATTTCCTTGAGTCTGCAGCGCGCAAGTACGGAATGGACTTTTGGCCTCCTGGTGCTGGTATTATCCACCAGACCGTTCTTGAGAATTATGCTCTTCCTGgattgatgatgcttggTACCGACTCCCACAGCCCCAATGCTGGTGGTCTTTCTACAATTACCATTGGCGTAGGTGGTGCggatgctgttgaggccCTTGTCGGTGCTCCTTGGGAACTTAAGGCCCCCAAGATTTTGGGCGTGCAACTTGTCGGCAAGCTGAGCAACTGGGCTTCTCCCAAAGACGTCATTCTCCGTCTTGCTGGCCACCTCACAGTCCGTGGTGGCACTGGCTCCATCATTGAGTATTTCGGTGAAGGTGTCGAAAGCCTAAGCGCCACCGGCATGGCTACTATCTGCAATATGGG CGCTGAAGTCGGTGCCACTACCTCGATCTTTCCTTACACCAAGGCTTCAGCTAGATACCTTGACTCGACCCGGCGATCTCAGGCGAACAAGAACATTGAAGCTCTCGAGGCCTTCGCCAGCAACAGCTCCGACCCCGATGCTCGATGGCAATTCAAGGCTGATGAGGGCGCTGAATATGACGAACTCATCACCATCGATCTTTCGACCCTCGAACCTCACATTAATGGCCCTTTTACACCAGATCTGGCCACACCActctccaagttcaaggaagTTGTGAAGGAACAGGACTGGCCCCAGGTTCTTTCCGCTGGTCTCATTGGTAGCTGCACCAACAGTTCCTACGAGGATATGACCCGAGTCGAGAGCTTGCTTAAggatgccaagaaggctgggCTTAAGCCTGCTGCCGACTTCTACATCACTCCCGGGAGTGAACAGATTCGTGCCACGCTTGAGCGCGATGGTACCCTCGAGACATTCCAGGAGGCCGGCGGAATTGTTCTCTCAAATGCCTGTGGTCCCTGTATTGGTCAGTGGAAGCGACaagatggcgttgagaagGGCACAAGCAATGCGATCCTGACCTCGTATAACCGAAACTTCCGTGGTCGAAATGATGGCAATCCTGATACCATGAACTTTCTGGCCTCTCCCGAGATCGTTACCGCCATGGCCTTTGCCGGATCCACTACCTTCAACCCTGTTACCGATAGCATTAAGACACCTGATGGCAAGGACTTCATgttctctcctcctcacGGTCTCGAAGGTCCCCAGACTCCTTTTGAGTCTGGCAACGCCGAGCTTGGTGTGTTATCCCAGGCCCCTGACCCTAACACCAAGATCGCCATCTCTCCCACTTCTGAGCGTTTGGCATTCCTTGAGCCCTTTGCTCCTTTCCCCTCGTCTGATCTCTCAGGCCTTCGCGTCCTTGTCAAGGTCACAGGCAAATGTACCACCGATACCATCTCCGCAGCCGGCCCCTGGCTCAAGTACAAGGGTCATCTGCCTAACATCAGCACCAACACCCTCAACACtgccatcaacaaggagaCCGGTGAGGTCAACGCTGCCTACGACCTCGACGGCTCCAAGCACACTATCCCCGAGCTTGGTCAACTCTGGAAGGAACGTGGTCAAGAGTGGCTTGTCGTTGCTGAGCACAACTATGGTGAGGGCTCAGCTCGTGAACACGCTGCCCTGCAGCCTCGCTACCTTGGTGCCCGTGTTGTCCTGACAAAATCGTTCGCCCGTATTCACGAGACcaacctcaagaagcaggGCGTTGTACCTCTGACTTTTGAGAACGAGGCTGACTATGATAAGATTGCCGCTGGCGACGAGGTTGCTACTGTCGGTCTGTACGAGATGCTCCAGAATGGTGGCAAGGGCGATGTTCAACTTCGTGTCACTAAAGCCTCCGGTGAGGAGATCCTCATTCCCACTAAACACGCCGTTACCAAGGACCAGGCTGGTTTCATTCTTGCTGGCAGTGCTCTCAACCTGCTGTCTAAGGGCATATAA
- a CDS encoding S-(hydroxymethyl)glutathione dehydrogenase produces the protein MSTVGKTITCKAAVAWEAGKPLSIEDIEVAPPKANEVRIQIYYTGVCHTDAYTLSGKDPEGAFPIVLGHEGAGIVESVGEGVTNVKPGDHVVALYTPECKECKFCKSGKTNLCGKIRATQGKGLMPDGTSRFKCKGKDLLHFMGTSTFSQYTVVADISVVAIEHDAPMDRTCLLGCGITTGYGAATITANVQEGDNVAVFGAGCVGLSVVQGAAARKAGKIIVVDVNPSKKAWGEKFGATHFVNPTELGDQSIQDKLIEMTDGGCDYTFDCTGNVGVMRAALEACHKGWGESIVIGVAAAGQEISTRRKFTPNSILGFEDTNFRQHSNLLPAECGEDVHSVVSRAALS, from the exons ATGTCTACCGTGGGCAAG ACCATCACCTGTAAGGCCGCCGTTGCCTGGGAGGCCGGTAAGCCTCTCTCCATTGAGGACATTGAAGTTGCTCCTCCCAAGGCCAACGAGGTCCGTATCCAGATCTACTACACTGGTGTTTGCCACACAG ATGCCTACACTCTCTCCGGTAAGGACCCTGAGGGTGCTTTCCCCATTGTCCTCGGACACGAGGGTGCTGGTATCGTTGAGTCCGTTGGTGAGGGCGTCACCAACGTCAAGCCTGGTGACCACGTCGTTGCCCTTTA CACCCCCGAATGCAAGGAGTGCAAGTTCTGTAAGTCCGGAAAGACCAACCTCTGCGGCAAGATTCGAGCCACTCAGGGTAAGGGTCTGATGCCCGATGGTACCTCTCGATTCAAGtgcaagggcaaggatctGCTTCACTTCATGGGCACCTCCACCTTCTCTCAGTACACCGTCGTCGCCGACATCTCCGTAGTCGCCATTGAGCACGATGCTCCTATGGACCGAACCTGCCTGCTTGGCTGCGGTATCACCACTGGATATGGTGCTGCTACCATCACAGCCAATGTTCAGGAGGGTGACAACGTGGCCGTCTTCGGTGCCGGATGTGTCGGTCTTTCAGTCGTCCAGGGTGCCGCCGCCCGTaaggctggcaagatcattgttgttgatgtcaacCCCTCCAAGAAGGCATGGGGTGAGAAATTCGGTGCTACTCACTTCGTGAACCCCACCGAGCTCGGTGACCAATCCATCCAAGACAAGCTCATTGAGATGACTGATGGTGGTTGTGACTACACCTTCGACTGCACTGGCAACGTTGGTGTCATGCGTGCTGCCCTCGAGGCTTGTCACAAGGGTTGGGGTGAGAGCATTGTCATCGGTGTTGCTGCCGCTGGTCAGGAGATTTCCACTCGACGTAAGTTCACTCCTAATAGCATATTGGGATTCGAAGATACTAACTTTCGACAGCATTCCAACTTGTTACCGGCCGAGTGTGGCGAGGATGTGCATTCGGTGGTGTCAAGGGCCGCTCTCAGCTGA
- a CDS encoding acyl-CoA dehydrogenase, translating to MSETYTTAEVGKHKDEANGFWLIVENDVYDVTKFIDEHPGGAKILKRWSGKNATKAFWKYHNEHVLEKYGKDLKIGAVGESAKL from the exons ATGTCCGAGACATATACTACCGCTGAGGTTGGAAAGCACAAGGATGAGGCCAACGGTTTCTGGCTCATCGTTGAGAATGACGTTTACGACGTGACCA AGTTCATCGATGAACACCCTGGTGGTGCTAAGATCCTGAAGCGCTGGTCTGGAAAGAACGCTACCAAGGCCTTCTGGAAGTACCACAACGAGCATGTCCTGGAAAAGTATGGCAAGGACCTCAAGATTGGCGCTGTTGGCGAGAGCGCCAAGCTATAG
- a CDS encoding S-(hydroxymethyl)glutathione dehydrogenase: protein MPDGTSRFKCKGKDLLHFMGTSTFSQYTVVADISVVAIEHDAPMDRTCLLGCGITTGYGAATITANVQEGDNVAVFGAGCVGLSVVQGAAARKAGKIIVVDVNPSKKAWGEKFGATHFVNPTELGDQSIQDKLIEMTDGGCDYTFDCTGNVGVMRAALEACHKGWGESIVIGVAAAGQEISTRPFQLVTGRVWRGCAFGGVKGRSQLNDLVADYKKGDLKVDEFITHRKTLGEINNAFETMKQGDCIRAVVDMQKLEPKI, encoded by the exons ATGCCCGATGGTACCTCTCGATTCAAGtgcaagggcaaggatctGCTTCACTTCATGGGCACCTCCACCTTCTCTCAGTACACCGTCGTCGCCGACATCTCCGTAGTCGCCATTGAGCACGATGCTCCTATGGACCGAACCTGCCTGCTTGGCTGCGGTATCACCACTGGATATGGTGCTGCTACCATCACAGCCAATGTTCAGGAGGGTGACAACGTGGCCGTCTTCGGTGCCGGATGTGTCGGTCTTTCAGTCGTCCAGGGTGCCGCCGCCCGTaaggctggcaagatcattgttgttgatgtcaacCCCTCCAAGAAGGCATGGGGTGAGAAATTCGGTGCTACTCACTTCGTGAACCCCACCGAGCTCGGTGACCAATCCATCCAAGACAAGCTCATTGAGATGACTGATGGTGGTTGTGACTACACCTTCGACTGCACTGGCAACGTTGGTGTCATGCGTGCTGCCCTCGAGGCTTGTCACAAGGGTTGGGGTGAGAGCATTGTCATCGGTGTTGCTGCCGCTGGTCAGGAGATTTCCACTCGAC CATTCCAACTTGTTACCGGCCGAGTGTGGCGAGGATGTGCATTCGGTGGTGTCAAGGGCCGCTCTCAGCTGAACGACCTTGTCGCCGACTACAAGAAGGGTGATCTCAAGGTCGACGAGTTCATCACCCACCGCAAGACTCTCGGCGAGATCAACAACGCCTTCGAGACGATGAAGCAGGGTGACTGTATCCGTGCCGTTGTCGATATGCAAAAGCTTGAGCCTAAGATTTAA
- a CDS encoding hypothetical protein (At least one base has a quality score < 10), whose protein sequence is MFTPSQHFSRQDPPSQDASSPDTSAPVTQSPKANEQEAPPSSLVRDNSIDTNDRSLHLRLERNGTSHVGSTPNSAQIKAAQDVAKADKGSSASQVNSQTVSNPKTRLEMELQAETEEVINQPLGLDFVTKKLSSCSNIGSETLPTEDLKMDAPQNGQSVHTTDGQHLAGTAQAASEGLPSNEGFKKTEPSLGLDSQPRVPSTAPVNRMQFTSEDGVKFKSSPRTSKPKKDNTQKHLEHHYPETRTSSKAKLLSTPTKRSAPLTSKGLPVRKQQFQGSLPEVSAEIDDEVNMADVSDIDGEAKPAKPVPLSFRAKAEARKKRLLVEFDSEAFDSLIYRQSSLQPPPYVTVSSRIVKYNPVFGDQKPLYLPVNPAIHHMHKRSRSWYRKKCDEIRRRPKRKEWFGKVVERQRWLQALEMKQQEKIKQAQQDGTTPPYRPPKPRGVKRILDFGDLPEEELPEYVRSNPAWLKACAWFRECEDKATARQRHVNNKTKETESYFQSLNA, encoded by the coding sequence ATGTTTACACCTTCGCAGCACTTTTCTAGGCAAGATCCACCATCTCAAGATGCCTCTAGTCCGGATACCAGCGCTCCCGTGACACAGTCTCCGAAAGCAAATGAGCAAGAGGCCCCTCCTTCGTCTTTGGTACGAGACAATTCCATTGATACAAATGACAGAAGCCTCCATCTGCGGCTAGAGAGGAACGGAACCAGCCACGTTGGATCAACACCCAACTCCGCGCAGATCAAGGCAGCCCAAGATGTAGCGAAAGCTGACAAGGGCTCTTCTGCTAGCCAGGTAAATTCACAGACTGTGTCGAACCCGAAGACGCGATTGGAAATGGAGTTGCAAGCCGAGACAGAGGAGGTGATAAACCAGCCACTTGGCCTCGATTTTGTCACCAAAAAACTGAGCTCTTGTTCAAATATTGGATCGGAAACGCTTCCCACAGAGGATCTCAAGATGGATGCGCCTCAAAATGGGCAATCTGTCCATACAACTGACGGCCAACACTTGGCTGGGACGGCGCAAGCGGCTTCTGAGGGGCTTCCTTCAAACGAAGGGTTTAAGAAGACCGAGCCTTCCCTAGGCCTTGACTCTCAACCGCGCGTTCCTTCCACCGCTCCTGTGAATCGTATGCAGTTTACCTCTGAAGATGGTGTCAAATTTAAGTCTTCTCCTCGGACATCCAAGCCAAAGAAGGACAATACACAGAAACATTTGGAGCATCATTATCCAGAAACACGAACGAGTTCGAAGGCGAAGCTCTTATCAACTCCCACTAAGCGCTCGGCTCCCCTGACAAGTAAAGGGCTCCCAGTCAGGAAACAGCAGTTTCAAGGTTCCCTGCCTGAAGTAAGCGCCGAAATCGATGATGAGGTGAATATGGCCGATGTTAGTGACATTGACGGGGAAGCAAAGCCGGCCAAACCCGTCCCGCTCTCCTTCCGTGCCAAAGCAGAAGCTCGCAAAAAGAGGCTTTTGGTCGAGTTCGATTCCGAGGCATTCGATTCGCTCATTTATCGACAGTCAAGTCTGCAACCACCCCCTTATGTTACTGTATCTTCACGTATTGTCAAGTACAACCCAGTTTTCGGCGACCAAAAGCCACTCTATCTTCCAGTGAATCCAGCAATCCATCACATGCACAAGCGATCCCGTTCTTGGTATAGAAAGAAATGCGACGAAATCAGACGGCGTCCAAAACGCAAGGAATGGTTTGGCAAGGTCGTGGAGAGACAACGCTGGTTGCAGGCTCTAGAGATGAAGCAGCAGGAGAAAATCAAACAAGCACAGCAGGATGGGACTACTCCCCCTTACAGACCACCAAAGCCGCGGGGTGTCAAGCGTATTCTTGACTTTGGTGACCTGCCCGAGGAGGAACTGCCTGAATATGTGCGGAGCAATCCTGCTTGGTTGAAAGCCTGCGCTTGGTTCAGAGAATGCGAGGATAAAGCGACTGCACGCCAGCGACATGTCAACAACAAGAcgaaagagacagagagtTACTTTCAGAGCTTGAACGCTTGA
- a CDS encoding S-(hydroxymethyl)glutathione dehydrogenase has protein sequence MSTVGKTITCKAAVAWEAGKPLSIEDIEVAPPKANEVRIQIYYTGVCHTDAYTLSGKDPEGAFPIVLGHEGAGIVESVGEGVTNVKPGDHVVALYTPECKECKFCKSGKTNLCGKIRATQGKGLMPDGTSRFKCKGKDLLHFMGTSTFSQYTVVADISVVAIEHDAPMDRTCLLGCGITTGYGAATITANVQEGDNVAVFGAGCVGLSVVQGAAARKAGKIIVVDVNPSKKAWGEKFGATHFVNPTELGDQSIQDKLIEMTDGGCDYTFDCTGNVGVMRAALEACHKGWGESIVIGVAAAGQEISTRPFQLVTGRVWRGCAFGGVKGRSQLNDLVADYKKGDLKVDEFITHRKTLGEINNAFETMKQGDCIRAVVDMQKLEPKI, from the exons ATGTCTACCGTGGGCAAG ACCATCACCTGTAAGGCCGCCGTTGCCTGGGAGGCCGGTAAGCCTCTCTCCATTGAGGACATTGAAGTTGCTCCTCCCAAGGCCAACGAGGTCCGTATCCAGATCTACTACACTGGTGTTTGCCACACAG ATGCCTACACTCTCTCCGGTAAGGACCCTGAGGGTGCTTTCCCCATTGTCCTCGGACACGAGGGTGCTGGTATCGTTGAGTCCGTTGGTGAGGGCGTCACCAACGTCAAGCCTGGTGACCACGTCGTTGCCCTTTA CACCCCCGAATGCAAGGAGTGCAAGTTCTGTAAGTCCGGAAAGACCAACCTCTGCGGCAAGATTCGAGCCACTCAGGGTAAGGGTCTGATGCCCGATGGTACCTCTCGATTCAAGtgcaagggcaaggatctGCTTCACTTCATGGGCACCTCCACCTTCTCTCAGTACACCGTCGTCGCCGACATCTCCGTAGTCGCCATTGAGCACGATGCTCCTATGGACCGAACCTGCCTGCTTGGCTGCGGTATCACCACTGGATATGGTGCTGCTACCATCACAGCCAATGTTCAGGAGGGTGACAACGTGGCCGTCTTCGGTGCCGGATGTGTCGGTCTTTCAGTCGTCCAGGGTGCCGCCGCCCGTaaggctggcaagatcattgttgttgatgtcaacCCCTCCAAGAAGGCATGGGGTGAGAAATTCGGTGCTACTCACTTCGTGAACCCCACCGAGCTCGGTGACCAATCCATCCAAGACAAGCTCATTGAGATGACTGATGGTGGTTGTGACTACACCTTCGACTGCACTGGCAACGTTGGTGTCATGCGTGCTGCCCTCGAGGCTTGTCACAAGGGTTGGGGTGAGAGCATTGTCATCGGTGTTGCTGCCGCTGGTCAGGAGATTTCCACTCGAC CATTCCAACTTGTTACCGGCCGAGTGTGGCGAGGATGTGCATTCGGTGGTGTCAAGGGCCGCTCTCAGCTGAACGACCTTGTCGCCGACTACAAGAAGGGTGATCTCAAGGTCGACGAGTTCATCACCCACCGCAAGACTCTCGGCGAGATCAACAACGCCTTCGAGACGATGAAGCAGGGTGACTGTATCCGTGCCGTTGTCGATATGCAAAAGCTTGAGCCTAAGATTTAA
- a CDS encoding endonuclease III gives MISRDLDQSTITKRKTDETNKMRSSRISRDASKLFDRTAEPISPPRRLTRSALAKFAFTSTEESKPTLADIEDSGGPARKRRRVVVTKTEISTSAQAVKPEVVDEALDDIPLPPAKARRVRKPARKAFDATTGETKMEPPSDWEAVYDTVRKMRAPGGRAYGAAVDTMGCERLADRNASPKDQRFHTLVALMLSSQTKDTVNAVVMKKMQTELPPFEPGAPPGLNLNNILAIDPKLLNEFIWAVGFHNNKTKYIKQTAEILRDKWDGDIPNTIEGLVSLPGVGPKMAYLCMSVAWGKHLGIGVDVHVHRITNLWGWHKTKNPEETRTALQSWLPQDRWHEINHLLVGLGQSVCLPVGRKCGECDLGLEGLCKAADRAKVSAGRQLKAEKIESEAQNDTLVKTEVSQNIVIKEEGVV, from the exons ATGATAAGTCGCGACTTGGATCAATCTACAATTACCAAACGAAAAACAGACGAAACAAACAAAATGCGCTCATCACGGATATCAAGAGACGCTTCGAAACTATTCGATCGTACGGCTGAGCCTATTTCACCACCAAGACGATTGACAAGGTCTGCGCTGGCCAAATTCGCCTTTACCTCAACAGAAGAGTCCAAACCCACGCTCGCCGATATCGAAGACAGTGGAGGTCCTGCTCGTAAACGAAGGCGTGTCGTAGTGACCAAGACCGAAATTTCGACATCCGCTCAAGCCGTAAAGCCCGAAGTGGTCGATGAAGCACTCGATGATATTCCATTACCCCCAGCAAAAGCGCGACGGGTTCGTAAGCCCGCTCGCAAAGCCTTCGATGCAACAACTGGCGAAACAAAGATGGAACCTCCCTCAGATTGGGAGGCTGTTTATGATACTGTGAGGAAGATGCGGGCACCAGGCGGGCGAGCTTACGGTGCAGCTGTTGACACTATGGGATGCGAACGTTTAGCGGATCGAAACGCATCACCAAAAGACCAAAGATTCCACACATTGGTGGCGCTCATGCTGTCGAGTCAGACAAAGGACACGGTGAACGCCGTGGTTATGAAGAAGATGCAAACTGAGCTGCCACCTTTTGAACCCGGGGCGCCGCCAGGACTAAACCTAAATAACATACTGGCAATCGACCCTAAGCTTCTGAACGAGTTCATCTGGGCGGTTGGCTTTCACAACAACAAGACAAA GTATATCAAGCAAACAGCTGAGATTCTCCGCGATAAATGGGATGGCGATATCCCCAACACCATCGAGGGCCTCGTATCGCTACCGGGCGTCGGACCCAAGATGGCCTATCTCTGCATGTCCGTAGCATGGGGTAAACATCTGGggattggtgttgatgtgcACGTACATCGTATCACAAATCTTTGGGGTTGGCACAAAACGAAGAACCCAGAGGAGACACGAACAGCACTTCAGTCATGGCTCCCGCAAGATCGATGGCATGAGATCAACCATCTTCTGGTGGGGTTGGGACAGTCAGTATGTCTTCCTGTCGGTCGCAAGTGCGGTGAATGTGATCTTGGCCTTGAAGGACTATGCAAAGCTGCCGATCGAGCAAAGGTGTCTGCCGGACGCCAGCTCAAAGCCGAAAAGATAGAATCGGAGGCTCAGAACGATACACTGGTCAAAACGGAGGTTTCACAGAACATTGTAATCAAAGAAGAGGGTGTTGTATGA
- a CDS encoding SCY1 protein kinase yields the protein MNFLKSAVASAIAQGPPFPYNFGDKVDIDESIWTLYNGTKREDGSNCSIFSFDITTNRSQLPLAKNALKKLRTLRHPGVIKLLDAVETETYIYIATERVVPLRWDVRRKSLSPETIKWGLHSVARTIKFINEDASSIHGSIKVGSIYTSESGEWKLGGFDVLSSLKDDESIIYTYGSLVPDAGRYSPPELARGGWDVIKKNPHTAVDAFNLGTLIFEVFNGDYNGADQAGQTKSIPPSMQSSYKRLCNANPKARISVGAFLDQGNRNGSFFDSSLIKLTEGIDNLDIKTPDEREEFLTGLDELSDDFPEEFFKLKVMPELMKSAEFGGGGPRAVSVVLKIASKLPKDDFDSKITPFIIRLFGNPDRAIRVCLLDSLPLMIDQLSQKIVNDKIFPQLITGFTDVTPVVREQTLKSVLVIITKLSDRTINGDLLKQLARTANDEQPGIRTNTTICLGKIAKHLGTSSRSKVLIAAFTRSLRDPFVHARNASLMALGATAEYFTDEDSACRILPVISPVLIDKEKIVRDSATRTMDIYLQKIKKAASAMPESVLPPPQTNDGSAPRMSTPQPNENTAGGWAGWAISSFTNKISAAAGEIHAESDSRAASPGPAPSPNSEPKKPATSTASSLHRQAVKSPPATLSRNSSHTASVVADSFLPADDGDDAGDSWGDMNDDFDSFDSPGQSSKQPATTTASAATFDDGEPDFAGWLAAQSQKKPTKALPKGLSKSSAAKKPAAKSATKPIAAKKIDMKPKETDDDDGWGDGW from the exons ATGAACTTTCTCAAATCTGCCGTGGCCTCGGCCATTGCACAAGGCCCTCCCTTTCCATACAACTTTGGCGACAAGGTTGATATCGATGAGTCTATCTGGACACTGTACAATGGTACCAAGAGG GAAGATGGTTCAAACTGCAGCATCTTTTCCTTCGATATCACCACCAACCGATCCCAACTCCCCCTAGCCAAGAATGCCCTAAAGAAGCTCCGAACACTACGGCACCCAGGCGTGATCAAACTTCTAGATGCGGTCGAG ACAGAGACGTATATCTACATTGCGACCGAACGAGTAGTACCCCTACGGTGGGACGTTCGAAGAAAGAGTCTCAGCCCTGAGACGATAAAATGGGGCTTGCATAGCGTTGCG CGCACCATAAAATTCATCAACGAAGATGCTTCCTCGATCCACGGCAGCATCAAAGTTGGATCGATATATACTTCAGAGAGTGGCGAGTGGAAGCTCGGTGGCTTTGATGTTCTTAGCAGCCTCAAGGACGATGAGTCAATAATATAT ACATACGGTAGCTTGGTACCTGATGCGGGTCGATACTCTCCTCCAGAGTTGGCGCGAGGCGGATGGGATGTTATCAAGAAGAATCCCCATACAGCAGTAGACGCATTTAATCTTGGAACATTGATCTTTGAAGTTTTCAACGGCGATTACAATGGAGCTGATCAGGCTGGCCAAACGAAGAGCATCCCCCCTTCAATGCAGTCCAGTTATAAGCGTCTGTGTAACGCCAACCCAAAGGCTCGAATCAGTGTGGGAGCATTCCTTGATCAAGGCAACCGAAATGGCTCTTTCTTTGACAGTTCTCTCATCAAGCTGACCGAGGGTATCGATAACCTGGACATCAAAACGCCAGATGAACGAGAAGAGTTCCTTAC TGGGCTGGATGAACTGAGCGATGACTTCCCAGAAGAGTTCTTCAAGCTAAAGGTTATGCCGGAGCTGATGAAGTCCGCTGAATTCGGTGGCGGTGGCCCTAGGGCTGTGTCCGTAGTTCTCAAAATCGCATCTAAACTTCCCAAGGACGACTTCGATTCAAAGATTACACCCTTCATCATTCGCCTGTTTGGAAATCCCGATCGTGCTATCCGGGTGTGCTTATTGGATAGCCTTCCTTTGATGATTGATCAGCTATCACAGAAGATCGTCAACGACAAGATCTTTCCACAATTG ATCACTGGCTTCACTGATGTTACACCGGTAGTACGAGAACAGACGCTCAAGTCTGTTCTGGTCATCATCACTAAGCTCTCGGACCGCACAATCAACGGTGACCTCCTCAAACAACTTGCAAGAACCGCAAACGACGAGCAACCGGGCATTCGAACAAACACGACTATCTGCTTGGGGAAGATTGCAAAGCACCTAGGTACTTCGTCCCGCTCAAAGGTTCTTATTGCCGCCTTCACAAGGTCACTCAGAGATCCATTTGTTCATGCCCGAAATGCTTCCTTAATGGCCTTGGGTGCCACTGCGGAGTACTTCACTGATGAGGATAGCGCATGCAGGATCCTGCCCGTTATCTCTCCTGTCCTGATTGATAAGGAGAAGATTGTTCGCGACTCTGCTACTCGTACTATGGATATATATCtccaaaagatcaagaaggcagCTTCTGCCATGCCTGAAAGCGTtttgcctcctcctcaaacTAATGATGGCTCAGCTCCACGGATGAGCACCCCACAGCCAAACGAAAACACCGCAGGTGGCTGGGCAGGCTGGGCAATCTCTTCCTTTACAAACAAAATCTCTGCGGCTGCAGGCGAAATTCACGCGGAGTCAGACTCCCGTGCTGCTTCACCTGGGCCCGCGCCCTCACCTAACTCCGAGCCAAAGAAGCCGGCAACGAGCACCGCCTCATCACTTCACCGCCAAGCAGTCAAATCTCCCCCAGCAACCCTCTCACGAAACTCTTCACATACCGCAAGTGTAGTAGCCGACTCATTCTTACCTGCCGACGATGGTGACGATGCTGGAGACTCGTGGGGAGATATGAACGATGACTTCGACAGTTTCGACTCTCCCGGCCAATCGTCCAAACAGCCTGCGACAACGACTGCATCTGCTGCCACttttgatgatggcgagCCTGACTTTGCTGGATGGCTGGCTGCTCAATCACAGAAAAAGCCCACCAAGGCCTTGCCAAAGGGTTTATCAAAATCAAGTGCGGCTAAGAAGCCTGCGGCTAAATCGGCCACGAAACCAATTGCTGCAAAAAAGATTGATATGAAGCCGAAGGAGAcagatgacgatgatggttGGGGCGATGGCTGGTAA